The following nucleotide sequence is from Psychroserpens sp. Hel_I_66.
CGAAGGCGGAACACTAAACTTGTCTGGCTCAACAGCAATTACAAATAACGTTGCAGATGGAGCACAATCTACAGGTGGAGGTATTCTAAATTCAGTTGGTTCACTAACTGCAGATGGAATCTCTATTATGGATAATCAAGCAAACCGCGCAGGTGGTGGAATTGAAACCAATGGCGGAGGAGCGGTAACGCTTACCAATGTGAATTTAGATTCTAACGATGCAGGAGTTGTTACAGGAACAGGAGCACCAGGAAATGGTGGTGGATTACACGTGAGTGGAAACAGTGCTGTATCAGTAACCGGTGGAACAGTAAATATGAATACCGCTGCATCAGAAGGTGGTGGATTATGGAATGGATCAGGAATATTGACTGTTGATGGGGCAACAATAGATGGAAATACCGCTAGCGGAGCAACAGCTTCAGAAGGTGGTGGAGGAATCTACGCTTTAACAAACGGTACGGTAAACCTTATTAATGGAGCAACAGTTTCTAATAATATTGCAGACGGAGCTTCAGGTTCTGGAGGTGGAATTTTAGTAGATGCAGATGCAAGCTTTAGTGCTGCTGATTCATTTATTACAGGAAACAGAGCTAACAGAGCAGGTGGAGGAATTGAAGTTGTAGCAGGAACTGGAACAGCTTCATTAACTAACACAGCATTAGATAATAACAATGCAGGTGTGGCGCCAGCAGTAGCAGCCCCAGGAAATGGTGGTGGATTACATATTTCAGGTATGCAAGACTTTACAATTACAGGAGGAACCGTTAATGGTAACTCAGCTGGTCGTGAAGGAGCAGGATTATGGAATGGTACTGGAGTAATGTTAGTAGATGGTGTTATCATTGATAGCAATACTGCATTAGGTAGTGCAGCTAATCAAGGTGGTGCTGGAATCTTCAACAATGGTGGTACTTTAAATGTAACAAACGGAACAGTGGTTTCAAATAACCTTTCAACTGGTGCATCTGCATCTGGAGGTGGACTATTAAGTACAGCTGGAGATGTTACAATTACAGATTCTTCTTTTGATTCTAATTCAGCAAATAGAGCTGGTGGAGCAATTGAATTAATTGACGGTACATTAACGTTTATGAATTCAGTAATGTCAAATAATGATGTTAATGGAACTGCAGGTACTGCTGCGCCAGGTAATGGTGGTGGATTCCACGTTACTGGTACAGCTGGAACAATTACAATTTCTACAAGTACAATTACAGGTAATGCTGCTGCAAATGAAGGTGGTGGGTTATGGAACCAAGATGGAACAACTATGATGGTTTCAAATTCTACTATTGATAATAATACTGCTGCTGAAGGTGGAGGGATCTACAATAACACAGGTTCTATCACAACAGTAATGACAAGTACAATTTCTGGTAATTCAGCAACAGTTTCTGGTGGTGGATTAACAAATAACGGTGCGAGTTTAGACTTGAATGCTGTAACTGTAGTACAAAATACATCTGCTATTGGTGGTGGTATTGATGCAGTAAACAATGTATCTTTAAAAAATACTATTGTAGCATTAAATACAGCTGGTTCAGGAACAGATGTTTCAGGTTTATTAACATCTAATGACTATAACTTAATAGGTAGTGATGATTTAAATGTTTTTACTGCAGAGGCTAATGATATTGAAGGTGTAGATCCAGTTGTTGGCCCATTGCAAGACAATGGTGGTACAACATTAACACATCAATTGTTAAGTGGTTCTCCTGCGTTTGACGCTGGTGATCCTGCAGATACTTTTACAGATCAAATTGGTCAAGCAGTATTTGGTTCAGCACGTGATATTGGAGCTTACGAGTCTCAAGTTACACTGTCTGTAAATGATTTTAATTTATCATCTGTATTAACTGTATATCCTAACCCTACAAAAGGTGAGTTCAATATTGAGATTGGAAATTCAATTTCAAATGAACTTAATTTAAAAGTAATTTCTATAACAGGTCAACTTGTTAAGGAAACAACTTTAACATCAGGTTTAAATACAATTGATATTAATGGTATGGCTTCTGGACTTTATATTTTAAGTATAACTTCGGAAAACAACGCTGTTACCCATAAATTAATTTTAGAATAGGGAGTTAGTCCTAACTAAATTTTTTAGAAAGCCACCGAAAGGTGGCTTTCTTGTTTAATAATCGTAAGTAACCATAAAATTAAAAAACACTAAACAGCAATTTTACGTAAATATCCATATGAGCAAAACATCCAGAATTTTAATTTTCTTCTTCTTGATATTTAATTTATCAAATGCACAAAAAATAGATAATCTCATCTCATTTAGAGCTATTGAGAGCGAAAGCTATTTTAGGTTTAATTATGATAATGATTATTTTGCTGCCAGTGATAAAAATTATACACAAGGTTATAGCCTAGAGTTTGGTTCTCCTTTATTTGAGAAAAATCCTTTAAACCCTATATTGCTAAAACCAGAAAATTTTAAATATAAATACGGTTTGGCAATTGAGCATATTGGTTTTACACCAGATGATTACGAGCTCCCAGAAATTCAATTTGGAGATAGGCCCTTTGCTGCAGCAATAATGCTCAAAAGCTCTTTAACTGCTATTAATTCTGAAAAAAGACTGAGAGTACACTCTTCATTAAATTTAGGGTTGATTGGTCCAGGTGCTTTTGGAGAGGAAATGCAAGTGGGAATTCATAAAGCCACTGGTAATAAAACGCCAAGAGGCTGGAGACATCAAATTAAAAATGATCTTGTTTTAAATTATAACGTTGGTATTGAAAAGCAAATTTTAGAAGTTGATAACCTCTTAACGTTACAGGCACAATCTAATCTAAACATTGGTACTTTGTTTACGAATCTTTCGGTTGGGTCAAATTTGGTTTTAGGACGGTTCCATAATTCATTTTCTTCGGAAGAAAAAAATAAAAATTTTCAAATCTATACCTATGCACAACCTGTAGTTAGTGTTGTGGGTTATGATGCGACGCTACAAGGTGGTTTGTTAAATAGGCAAAGTCCTTATACGATTGCTTCGAGTGATGTTGAGCGTTTCACGTTTCAGTTTAATTATGGTGTAGTTATTCAGACCAAAACACTTTTTTTTGAATATACGAGATCTACCATCACCAAAGAATTTAGTACGGGAGATACCGCGAAATGGGGCGGAATTAGAATAGGGTTTACGTTTTAGTAAGTTCGTTCAATTTGCGTATCAGATAATGTTTTTAGATAGGCTATAATGGCTTGCTGCTCGCCAATAGTTAGGTTTAGCTCATCAAACGGAAGTGTTTGGTGCTTTAGATCAAATCCCATGCCTCCACCACCTCCAAGGTTGTAAAATTCCATAACTTGCTCTAAGGTTTGGTAAACACCATTGTGCATGTAAGGTGCGGTTAACGCAGCGTTTCTCACCGTTGGGGTTTTGAACATTCCATAATGTAGTGCTTCATCAAATTTCCAGTAATATCCTAAATCGTCGTCAAGTTGTTTGTTGCTCGTGGTTTCTGGAACACCAATGACCTCTTTTTCATGTTCACTGAAAAAAGGAGGTACTGTACCGCTTGTTAGTGGCATAAAATGACAAGTTGCACAAAGGGCTTTACCCATAAAAAGATTAAAACCTAATTTTTCTTCGGAAGTAAATGTGTCTTCTTCACCTCTTATATTGCGGTCAAATTTAGAATTGAATGCGTTTAATGTTGAAATGTAAGATGAAATTGCTCTAATAGCGTCTTTGTTGCTGTTTGAGTTTTTTCCGAAGGCATCCTTAAATTGATTTATATACGTTGAGTCCTTTAAAAGCTCTTCTGAAAACTCATGTACATTTGTATTGAATTCCTTATTGTTGGTAAATACCGAAGATACTTGGTCGAGAATCGTTTGAGAACGACCGTCCCAAAAGAAACTCTGCTGAAAAGCTACATTTATAAGAGTAGGTGTATTGCGTTTTAATTCGTGATTACTGTTATCCATATTAACCACCAAACCATTTGCATAGGCTTTCTCCGGGACATGGCAAGTAGCGCAAGCCATCGTACCGTTTGCAGAAAGGTTTTTATCAAAAAACAACTTTTCTCCAAGAGCTATCTGTTTTTCTGTTGGGTTTTTATTGATGTTTGGTGTGAAATAATTGAGATTAAAGGAGTTGTTCTCAAAAAATGTTGGCGCATCATAATTAAAAGGTTGGGTATTTACAGGTTCCCAAAGCTCACTGGTTTTACGAATATTGACCCAATTTCTTGTGATTGGATTCATGAAGTCTCGGGTAAATGTAAAGCGGTCAAACGTATTGAAATCTTCATTTTCTTTTATAAAACCTATTGCATTTGTAATATTGTTTATGAATTCTTTGTGAAGTTGAGGTGATGTATCTTCAATAATATGTGAAATACTATTGTTATAAACCATTTTCAAACTTTCTAAGGAAATAGCAGTTTCTTCTAAGCCTAAATGACTTACAGGTGTATCAAAACCAGAGATTGCCAAACTTACAATTCTAAATAATTGTTGATGTGTTGCTATAAAAAAGCGCTGTGCATTAAGCTCACGTTTTTCTATGTTTTTTTTAAGATTATTTAAAAGTCCGTTAGTGACATAGATTTCATTGTCAAAATCTTCTTGAGATGTTTCTTGTTCGTAAATACTCTCTTCTAATTTTTGGAGTCCTACCGGTTTTAGGACTTTACCGTTATCGTCTTTATAAACTGGAAGCGCAGGTCCATTAACGCGATGCCCAACTTCTGGATTTAGGTAAGACGCATAAGGCTCTGCCATTTTAAAATGCTCTCTGGTTTTTGCAAAATAATATTTTGATTTGTTGCCTTTAACACCTTCTGTCTTTAAACTGTCTAAATATGTGATAGAGGTATTTAAATGCTCTAAATAAAAATTGTGGGCAAATTCCCAATTGGATTTTGGAATACTTACCATAGCTTTTTCCTCATTTTTACAAGAAAATATGCAGAGAACTAAAAATGAAAATAAGAGACAACGTAAATGCATATGATTGGCGTTTTAAAAGAATATTTTTAATGAAATTGAATAATAACAAACGGAATCAAAACTTGAGGTTTCGATTCCGTTTTTTGAATTTATATTTGTGAACTACTTATCTAGGAAGTCCTTTTAGTATTACAATTTGTGATGCTTGATCATCTTCATAAGTTGAATTGATATGACCATCTAATCCACTAAAACTGCTACTTCTCCAATAGTGAGGTTGTAATGCTAAGATAAATGTATTGGGAACGCCTACCTTGTCTGATATATCTACTAATGAACCAAATTCACCGCTTAGACCAGTACTAAAATCTTCAGCTAGATCTTGACGAACTATTAACTCTAGAACCTTTTGTGGATTATTGCCATTCAAATCAGATTGGTAAATCTGTGCAGCATGACCTCTGCTAAAAGAATTTGGATCTTCTTGGATGTAAACAAAGTTTTCTGTCACACAAATATTATCTGGACTTTGTAGTTGAGACATATTACCGTCCATATTATTGGTGTCTGTATTACCGCTTATGATTTGAGTTAATGTTCCTTCTAAAGGATTACTAGCATCTAGCTCTAACTTATAAACAGTTCCCCAATCATTATAAGTCCCTTGTCCTGGACCACGACCTGTAACTGCAAAATATACGTTTCTACCATTTGCATCACTACCTTTTTGGTAATCTACATCTTCAACTCTCATAAATTGAGAAGCGAATACGTTTGTACAAGCAGTTTCCATTTCATTTTTTGTTAAAGAACTTCCGTTAGGGATTTCAACAAATTCTACGTCATAAGACGCTTGAAAATCTAAGGAACTTTCATTATAAACCGTATTTGGTACTACATCTGCTGTCCCGCCAGTGCCATTAGAAACTTGCTTAAAACGTAATACATAAATGCTTCCTCCTGTTAAATCTGCATCACCACTTTGTGAATAGTACATTGAAACTTGGCCTTCAGATCCGCTGGAATCATCATCACCACCAATTATTACTGTACTGCCAGCATATGCGCCTTGAGGTAAAGGTGTTGCGTTTTCCCATGAAAATTCTCCCAACGCATCTAGACCAAAATCTGCTGTTGGAGTAGGAGTTGCAACTCTTGGGTCTATACCTTTTACATCGTAATTTATACTTTCTGAAGCAGATAAGAATATGTCTTGAGATCCACCATGTATCTCTGCCTCAAACATTGTTCCTGAACACTGTCTTGCAAAATCTGCAACACCAGAATTTAACAAATAGTCACCAGCAATAGGCATTAAATTCTCATCTAAACGTATTCTTGAAACTGCATAACTGTCTTCACAGTTAACAACATAAATGTACTCATCGCCATCTTTTAAAAATCCTGCACCATCTGCAGATCCAGCTAATTGAAAATTACCATCTATAACATCTGGAGTACTAATAATTGAATAGGCATTAACAAAATTAAATTGTGGTGCAATCGCTACTAAAGGCTCAAATGAAGATTTGTTTGAGAACATTGTTGCCTCTGGCACAAAATCATTTCCGTCTTCACCGTCCTCGCCATCTTGACCATCGACGCCATCAATACCGTCTGTGCCATCACGACCATCTTCTGCTTCGCAAGCAGTAGCAAAAATCCCTAAAAAGGAAAGCATTAAAATCTTAAAAAAAAGTGTTCTAAAAGTTGTCATATTTTTTGTGATTATTTGGTTAATCTGTTTGACGCAAATTTAGAATCGAACATTGCAAAGACTGTTATCTTAAAAAGGTGTTTGGATTAAGATATCTTTAATGTAATGTTAAGGTGTTAAGTCAACGTGAATAATTAGAATTAATCAAAATAGACATTTAAAACTGTTTATTATAGACAGTAACTTAGCTCATCAAGCCTAAATGAATACATTTTATTTTTAGACTTTCTTCAAGAATGTTCTTTAAAAGTTAACTTAGGTTTAAGTTAAAGTTTCTCTGTAATAGTAATTGATATTTAAAATCTGTAACTAATTGATTTTTAAATTCCGAAGAAATAAGAATTTTTTTTTGAAATTCTCCAATAGAAAATATTAGTCCTTTTAGTTATGTACGTGTAATTTTAAATTTTTGCAGTCTCACTAATGACATCCTGTGTTTGAATTTCGTCCATATATACTATGGGTACTGCGTAAATAATGGGTGTGTCTTTTGGATAGTGAACTCTAATTAGTTTATTGATTGTGTTGAATAATAGAGCTTTGGTCACGCCAACAATTAACACTTCATCTACGTTTGTTAATTTGCCTTCTTGGTTAGGAAGTCGACCTACAACTTCTTTTAATATGTATTCATTGACTACAAGCCCATGCTCATGAAGTAAATCGGTAATTCTATTGGCTTGGTCTTCATTTTTGGTGATAATATTCAATTGAATCATGATGATATGCTTTAGATTTATTACACTAAAGATACTATAAGAATAGTATTCTTGAATTTAAAATTGCAATCTAAAACTAACATTTGGTGTTATGCCAAGCGCAAAATTATTTACTGTGACAATCTCGCCTTCGTTATTTTGTATATAATAGGTATTGATGATATTTTTTTTGTCAAGCAAATTCCAAATGGATGCACCGATTGAAGCATTTATTTTATTGCTGAATTTTAGTTTATAGGTTGCTGAAAGATCTGTTCTAAAATAATCGCTCAAAGAATTTTGATTTGGTGAGCCATATTCTATTTGCGTATTTGTAAGATCCTGTATTTCTAAAGGTATAGTTTGAGGTTTTCCAGAATGCCAATTAAAACCTAATGCAAGATTTAAATTATCAACATCATAGGTTCCCGCAAATGTAACAGCGTGGGTAACATCTATATTATTAGGAAACGGGTTACCGTCATTAAAATCATCAAAGACATAATCATTTTTACTAAACGAATAACTCACCCAGGTACTAAAATCACTAAATTGCTTATTGATTAAAAAATCTATGCCCTTAACTTGAAATTTACCGATAGCTTCTACAAATTGATATTGATTTTGAAACCCTTGGCTCTGTGATGTTATGCCCTCAACATCCTTTATAAACGCCTCAATACTAATTAACAATTTATTCTTGTTATAGTGAATGCCTGCTGCTGCTTGGACACTTTTTATAATTGGGATGTTGTCGTTATTGGATAAAATCCATCGTCGCTTTTCAATCCCTAAAAAATCGTTTTGAAGGTCAATAATCTGTGAGGTGGTTTGACTTTTCAATTCTGCTAAAAACTCTAACCTAAAATCGTTATCTAATTTATGGCTTAACGATAGTCTTGGCTCTGTAAAAAACTCGGAAAATTTTTCAATAAAATTAGTTCTCAATCCAATTCTAGCATAGGTGTTTTTGTTGGCTGAGGTAAATTCGGCTTCACCATAAATAGAATGTGTGCGTACAACCTCTTTAATAAACTGCTCTGTGTTTGGGTTATCTGTGCTTTCAGCATTACTTATAATGACTTCACTAAATTGATAACCTCCATGGATTTTTAAATTATTGTCAATATGGTTTGTGGCATTAATTTTTATACCCAAATCGTTAACTTGATTGTCTTGATCTATACGCTGGTCATTAGCAATATTATAATTGGTGGCTTGTAAATCGTAGCTAGTGTAATAAAACTGAGCGGTTGTGGTGAGTTTACTGTTCCAGTATTTTAAATACTCAAAACCTGTGGCAAAATTATTTTGCTCTAACTCGTTTTGTAAAGGTGTTTCAATGTCATCATTAGCTCGTTGGTCATATGTTAGTCTATTGTTTATGGTCAAAAAATTGAATCTAAATTGATCTTGGTCTGTAATATCGTACAGAAATTTGGTAGCAATATCATAAAAGTAAAAACGCTCGTTATTTGATATCACTTCGGAATTTTCCTCTTGTACATTAGAAAAATCACTATCCTGAAACACACGTTGCAAATACTGGTCGTAGGTTGGCGTGAAAATCAAATCGGAAACAGAACGTCTCGCAGATATTTGGATTTCCGCTTTGTCATCTAAGGGGACTTTTGCAAAACCATCTGTATGAATAAGGTCAAAACCAATACCAGCTTTAAAGTCTTGGTCTAAACTATTGGAGAGTTGCATGTCAATTACACTAGAGACACCATCCCCAAATTTAACGCTCGTACCATTTTTTGAAACATTGACTTCTTTAGTAAGATAAGGATTGAAGGCAGAAACCAAACCGAAAAAATGTCCCGATTGATACATTTTTATTCCGTCCCAGAGAATCAGGTTTTGATCGTGCGTGCCACCACGAACATTGATATTTGATACAAGTTCATCAACACTCATTACTCCCGGTAACGCTTGGATACTTTGTAAAACGTCTGGTTCTAAAAGACCTGGAAGAATGCCAAAATCTTCAGTTTTAATATTTATTTTACCATCACTCTTTTTTGAAATTCCTTTTGTCAAGAAATTAGTGATAACCACTTCTTCTAATTTTTGCGTTATAAAATTACTAAATGGGTTGCTGCGTTTTGAGATTACAACACTATTATTCGTTAATAAAATGAAATCCAAGTTGGTTTCAGATTTTAAGAACTCTAAACTTTCTTCTAGAGTTAAATTCTCATCAGGCTGAAGTGCAGATTTGTCTTCAATAGTTTGGTCTAAATAGGTGAAATTGACAGAGAACCTAAGTTGTAACTGTGTGAGAATTTCTGAAAGCGGAAGTTTGTTTTTTAAATTTGATTGCGCAAAAACACAATTTAAATTCAAAAATAAACAAATTATAAAAAGATAGAATACACCTTTTCTATTCACGTTCTAGTCTAATGATATTACCCGTTTTACTATACTTTAATTGTAAAGGTAAAGTAATGGATTTTAGGGCAATTTCAATATCATTATGCGTAAAACTTCCAGTAAAATTTTGAGAATCGTCAATATTTTTGAATTTGATATCAACTTTATATTGTCTTTCAAATTCTTTAATGACATGTTTATAAGGTATACTCCTAAAAGTACTCTTGTGATCTAGCCAAGATGGGTTTGGTGACGTTTCTTTTTCCGTAGAAATAAATTTCCCATCAATAATTAAAAACGAATCTCCAGGTAGTAGCGTGGTTTCCGTTGTCTTTGTATTTACAGCAACTTTACCTTCGTAACAAGTTACTTCAAAATAGTCATGTCGTTGCTTTACATTAAATTGAGTACCAAGAACGGTAACAGTTCCTAAATGGGTTATTACGTTAAATGTTTTTCCTTTGGCAACCTTAAAAAATGCTTCACCATTTAAATTGATATCACGACTGTCATTCCAATTAAATTCATTAAACGAAAGTGTTGACATGGCGTTTAATTTTACTTCGGAAGCATCTGGCAATACCATAGTTTTTTGCTGCGAAACAATAGTACTGGTCGTTGTGTCAAGTGTGGTGGTGTAGAAATAAATCCCAAAACCAATCATGAGAATAGCAGCGATTTTTGATAAAACTGAAATTAATTTTCCAGAGCTACGTTTTTTAGATTCAATAGATTTTAAAACCTGATCAAAAACCTTGTCTTCATCCATTTTATATGATTGAAATCCAGCAAGTTCCTGGTCTAATTTTATCAAACTAGGGTAGTCTTCAAGCTTTTTAAAAGCTTCAAGTTCTGTAGGATTTAGGTTATGGTCTAACCATTTTTGTATGAGGTCTTCTTTATTCATTATATTCTATTCAACCATATAACAGTTGGATTTTAAAAATCCCTACCCTTATTTAATTTTCAATTTCAGTATTAAAGTTCATCAATATCTTTTCTCAATTTTTTTAATGCACCGTAAATACGTTTTTCTACTGCTTTTGTAGAGATATCAAGTAATTCTGCAATTTCCTTAAATCGTTTTCCTTCAACTCTGTTCATTAAAAAAGCAACACGTTGTGCTTCGGTTAGTCCAGCGATTGCTTTTTCTAATTTGGCTTTGTATTCTTTTTCTTGAAGTAGAAATTCTGGATTAATATTAGTGCTGTTTTTTGGTATAATCTTGCGATGCTTTAATACCACCTTTTGGTGTGCATACTCATTGAGCATGAGATTGTTTGCAGTAGTAAATAAAAAGCTTTTGGCTTTATTCTGAGAAACTTTAGCACAATTCTCCCACAATTTTACGAAAGCTTCCTGCATTTTATCTTGCGGGTTTAATTGACTTCCGAATTTATAATATAGAAAATCATGAAGATCTTTGGAGTATTTCCTAAAAATTGAGGAGAACAATCGTTCTTCACAAATATGGTCTGTAAGCGGTTTAGACATTTTTATTTTTGGTTGTGGCTAAGTTAGGAAAATGAATTTGAAATCAAACTTGAATACTATTTTGAACTTTAATTTTTTTTAAGGGTAGGAGTTTTAGGTATTTAACTGTTTTATTAAAAATATTAATAATTGTTAATTATAATTAACTGTTAGTTTTTAGTTTTTAGTTGGTTAAAAAGGATTGTTGGTCATAGCAATCCTTTTCTCTATTTATACCTTAAATTCTTATTTTAACTTTATAAATACAACACAAATCGCTAAATTTGCATCTTTAAATTTATAGAAGATTATGTTTAATAATTTAAGTGAAAAGTTAGATAAAGCGCTACACGTCTTAAAAGGACACGGTAGTATTACAGAAGTTAATGTTGCAGAAACCTTAAAAGAAGTAAGAAGAGCGCTTTTAGATGCCGATGTTAACTTTAAAATCGCGAAAGAATTTACCAATAGGGTTAAGGAAAAAGCCTTAGGTCAAAATGTATTGACTAGTTTACAACCAGGCCAATTAATGGTAAAACTTGTAAAGGACGAGTTGACAGAATTAATGGGTGGAGATGCAGAAGGAATAAACCTTTCTGGAAACCCAAGTGTGATTTTAATGTCTGGTTTACAAGGTTCTGGTAAAACAACCTTTTCTGGTAAATTAGCCAATTACTTAAAAAATAAAAAAACAAAGAAACCTTTATTGGTAGCCTGTGATGTATATCGTCCAGCTGCAATTGATCAATTGCATGTTGTTGGAGATCAATTAAAAATCGATGTGTATAGCGATAAAGGAAACAATGATCCAGTTGCCATTGCTCAGGCAGGTATTGCACATGCAAAAGCAAACGGACATAATGTTGTTATTATTGATACCGCAGGTCGTTTGGCAGTAGACCAAGCGATGATGGACGAAATATCTAATATCCATAAAGCGATACAACCTCAAGAGACATTGTTTGTTGTGGATTCCATGACAGGTCAAGATGCAGTGAATACTGCAAAAGCCTTCAATGATATCTTAAATTTTGACGGTGTTATTCTTACTAAATTAGATGGTGATACACGAGGTGGAGCAGCAATTTCCATTAAATCTGTAGTCAATAAACCAATTAAATTTATTGGTACAGGTGAAAAGATGGAAGCTATTGATGTCTTCTATCCTTCACGTATGGCAGATCGTATTCTTGGAATGGGTGATGTTGTATCTTTAGTTGAAAGAGCGCAAGAGCAGTATGATGAGGAGGAAGCTCGTAAGATTCAGAAGAAAATTGCCAAGAACCAATTTGGGTTTGATGATTTCTTGAAGCAAATACAGCAGATCAAGAAAATGGGTAACATGAAAGATCTTATCGGTATGATTCCTGGAGCGGGAAAAATGATGAAAGATGTAGATATTGATGATGATGCATTTAAAGGAATTGAGGCAATAATTCATTCAATGACTCCAGATGAAAGATCAAATCCATCTGTTATTAACGCAAGCAGAAAGAAGAGAATTGGTAAAGGATCTGGAACTTCGGTCCAGGAAGTAAATCAGCTATTGAAGCAATTTAACCAGATGAGCAAGATGATGAAAATG
It contains:
- a CDS encoding lipid A deacylase LpxR family protein; protein product: MSKTSRILIFFFLIFNLSNAQKIDNLISFRAIESESYFRFNYDNDYFAASDKNYTQGYSLEFGSPLFEKNPLNPILLKPENFKYKYGLAIEHIGFTPDDYELPEIQFGDRPFAAAIMLKSSLTAINSEKRLRVHSSLNLGLIGPGAFGEEMQVGIHKATGNKTPRGWRHQIKNDLVLNYNVGIEKQILEVDNLLTLQAQSNLNIGTLFTNLSVGSNLVLGRFHNSFSSEEKNKNFQIYTYAQPVVSVVGYDATLQGGLLNRQSPYTIASSDVERFTFQFNYGVVIQTKTLFFEYTRSTITKEFSTGDTAKWGGIRIGFTF
- a CDS encoding divalent cation tolerance protein CutA, which translates into the protein MIQLNIITKNEDQANRITDLLHEHGLVVNEYILKEVVGRLPNQEGKLTNVDEVLIVGVTKALLFNTINKLIRVHYPKDTPIIYAVPIVYMDEIQTQDVISETAKI
- a CDS encoding RNA polymerase sigma factor — protein: MSKPLTDHICEERLFSSIFRKYSKDLHDFLYYKFGSQLNPQDKMQEAFVKLWENCAKVSQNKAKSFLFTTANNLMLNEYAHQKVVLKHRKIIPKNSTNINPEFLLQEKEYKAKLEKAIAGLTEAQRVAFLMNRVEGKRFKEIAELLDISTKAVEKRIYGALKKLRKDIDEL
- a CDS encoding FecR family protein, with the protein product MNKEDLIQKWLDHNLNPTELEAFKKLEDYPSLIKLDQELAGFQSYKMDEDKVFDQVLKSIESKKRSSGKLISVLSKIAAILMIGFGIYFYTTTLDTTTSTIVSQQKTMVLPDASEVKLNAMSTLSFNEFNWNDSRDINLNGEAFFKVAKGKTFNVITHLGTVTVLGTQFNVKQRHDYFEVTCYEGKVAVNTKTTETTLLPGDSFLIIDGKFISTEKETSPNPSWLDHKSTFRSIPYKHVIKEFERQYKVDIKFKNIDDSQNFTGSFTHNDIEIALKSITLPLQLKYSKTGNIIRLERE
- a CDS encoding TonB-dependent receptor plug domain-containing protein yields the protein MNLNCVFAQSNLKNKLPLSEILTQLQLRFSVNFTYLDQTIEDKSALQPDENLTLEESLEFLKSETNLDFILLTNNSVVISKRSNPFSNFITQKLEEVVITNFLTKGISKKSDGKINIKTEDFGILPGLLEPDVLQSIQALPGVMSVDELVSNINVRGGTHDQNLILWDGIKMYQSGHFFGLVSAFNPYLTKEVNVSKNGTSVKFGDGVSSVIDMQLSNSLDQDFKAGIGFDLIHTDGFAKVPLDDKAEIQISARRSVSDLIFTPTYDQYLQRVFQDSDFSNVQEENSEVISNNERFYFYDIATKFLYDITDQDQFRFNFLTINNRLTYDQRANDDIETPLQNELEQNNFATGFEYLKYWNSKLTTTAQFYYTSYDLQATNYNIANDQRIDQDNQVNDLGIKINATNHIDNNLKIHGGYQFSEVIISNAESTDNPNTEQFIKEVVRTHSIYGEAEFTSANKNTYARIGLRTNFIEKFSEFFTEPRLSLSHKLDNDFRLEFLAELKSQTTSQIIDLQNDFLGIEKRRWILSNNDNIPIIKSVQAAAGIHYNKNKLLISIEAFIKDVEGITSQSQGFQNQYQFVEAIGKFQVKGIDFLINKQFSDFSTWVSYSFSKNDYVFDDFNDGNPFPNNIDVTHAVTFAGTYDVDNLNLALGFNWHSGKPQTIPLEIQDLTNTQIEYGSPNQNSLSDYFRTDLSATYKLKFSNKINASIGASIWNLLDKKNIINTYYIQNNEGEIVTVNNFALGITPNVSFRLQF
- a CDS encoding cytochrome-c peroxidase codes for the protein MVSIPKSNWEFAHNFYLEHLNTSITYLDSLKTEGVKGNKSKYYFAKTREHFKMAEPYASYLNPEVGHRVNGPALPVYKDDNGKVLKPVGLQKLEESIYEQETSQEDFDNEIYVTNGLLNNLKKNIEKRELNAQRFFIATHQQLFRIVSLAISGFDTPVSHLGLEETAISLESLKMVYNNSISHIIEDTSPQLHKEFINNITNAIGFIKENEDFNTFDRFTFTRDFMNPITRNWVNIRKTSELWEPVNTQPFNYDAPTFFENNSFNLNYFTPNINKNPTEKQIALGEKLFFDKNLSANGTMACATCHVPEKAYANGLVVNMDNSNHELKRNTPTLINVAFQQSFFWDGRSQTILDQVSSVFTNNKEFNTNVHEFSEELLKDSTYINQFKDAFGKNSNSNKDAIRAISSYISTLNAFNSKFDRNIRGEEDTFTSEEKLGFNLFMGKALCATCHFMPLTSGTVPPFFSEHEKEVIGVPETTSNKQLDDDLGYYWKFDEALHYGMFKTPTVRNAALTAPYMHNGVYQTLEQVMEFYNLGGGGGMGFDLKHQTLPFDELNLTIGEQQAIIAYLKTLSDTQIERTY
- the ffh gene encoding signal recognition particle protein; the encoded protein is MFNNLSEKLDKALHVLKGHGSITEVNVAETLKEVRRALLDADVNFKIAKEFTNRVKEKALGQNVLTSLQPGQLMVKLVKDELTELMGGDAEGINLSGNPSVILMSGLQGSGKTTFSGKLANYLKNKKTKKPLLVACDVYRPAAIDQLHVVGDQLKIDVYSDKGNNDPVAIAQAGIAHAKANGHNVVIIDTAGRLAVDQAMMDEISNIHKAIQPQETLFVVDSMTGQDAVNTAKAFNDILNFDGVILTKLDGDTRGGAAISIKSVVNKPIKFIGTGEKMEAIDVFYPSRMADRILGMGDVVSLVERAQEQYDEEEARKIQKKIAKNQFGFDDFLKQIQQIKKMGNMKDLIGMIPGAGKMMKDVDIDDDAFKGIEAIIHSMTPDERSNPSVINASRKKRIGKGSGTSVQEVNQLLKQFNQMSKMMKMMQGGKGKAMMQAMKGMK